A window of the Chrysemys picta bellii isolate R12L10 chromosome 24, ASM1138683v2, whole genome shotgun sequence genome harbors these coding sequences:
- the LOC103306648 gene encoding amine oxidase [copper-containing] 3-like encodes MNLRTVLILLVLALASIFALVCVLLTRGAKPASCEPQPLSSQRGKHSDQSLVFADLTPEEMGQVVRYLQRSLGVPLVDAYNANPSDNCIYYIDVQLPTKAEVLGFLDRGGRRPPRQALAVVYFGNQPDPNVTEYVVGPLPKPTTHQDITVQKYGGKLPYHRRPVLDAEYKLIAGYLRRTAFPTARTFLNQVLDYDGTNLAAMTTAPRGFQSGDRSTWFVLFHNVSGYFLHPVGLEVLVDHSSLDVSHWRVRKVFYNGQYYGDLAQLESEFKQGRVKVAPVTRAPPDGGFSSMQPRAAPRAPFPLQYEPHGPRYSVRNNQVVSQAWSFAFGVNVNTGMRLFDIRFKGERIVYEISVQDATSVYGSNCPGGMSTRYMDGSFGIGRFTYPLVRGVDCPYSATYVDTHYLAQSPNPRINKNSICIFEQNTGSPLRRHYSNLQSLYYGGLTNSALVLRSLATLGNYDYVWDFIFYQNGAIEAKVQTTGYMSSSFLYGDGLDYGNRVGDHTLGTVHTHSINYKVDLDIGGRSLGDVSFSLSCASHLLHATGSPRT; translated from the coding sequence ATGAACCTGAGAACTGTCCTCATCCTCCTAGTCTTGGCGCTAGCCTCGATCTTCGCTTTGGTTTGTGTGTTGCTGACGAGAGGAGCGAAACCAGCCAGCTGTGAGCCGCAGCCCCTGAGCAGCCAGAGGGGAAAGCACAGTGATCAGAGCCTGGTCTTCGCTGATCTGACGCCGGAAGAAATGGGGCAAGTGGTGAGGTACCTGCAGCGCAGCCTTGGGGTGCCATTGGTAGACGCCTATAATGCAAACCCCTCCGATAACTGCATTTACTACATCGATGTGCAGCTCCCCACCAAGGCAGAGGTGCTGGGGTTCTTGGATCGTGGGGGCAGGCGACCCCCGCGGCAGGCGCTGGCTGTGGTGTATTTTGGAAACCAACCAGATCCGAATGTCACGGAGTACGTGGTGGGTCCCCTGCCCAAGCCGACGACTCACCAGGACATCACGGTGCAGAAGTACGGAGGGAAGCTGCCGTATCACCGCAGACCGGTGCTGGATGCTGAGTACAAGCTGATTGCTGGCTATTTACGGAGGACGGCGTTTCCCACAGCTCGAACCTTCCTGAATCAAGTACTTGATTATGATGGAACTAATTTAGCAGCTATGACCACAGCCCCCCGGGGGTTCCAGTCCGGAGACCGCAGCACCTGGTTTGTTCTGTTCCACAACGTGAGCGGCTACTTCCTGCACCCAGTGGGGCTGGAGGTGCTGGTTGATCACAGCAGCCTGGACGTCTCCCACTGGCGGGTGAGAAAAGTGTTCTATAACGGCCAGTACTACGGGGACTTGGCGCAGCTGGAGAGCGAGTTCAAGCAGGGCCGTGTCAAAGTGGCCCCAGTTACGAGAGCCCCACCCGACGGGGGATTCTCTTCCATGCAGCCCCGAGCAGCCCCCAGGGCTCCGTTCCCTCTGCAGTACGAGCCGCATGGGCCCCGCTACAGTGTCCGAAACAACCAAGTCGTCTCCCAGGCCTGGAGCTTTGCCTTTGGGGTGAACGTGAACACGGGGATGCGTCTCTTTGACATCAGATTTAAGGGGGAGAGGATTGTCTATGAAATCAGTGTCCAGGATGCTACATCTGTCTATGGGTCCAACTGTCCTGGAGGGATGTCAACCAGGTACATGGATGGGAGCTTTGGCATCGGGAGATTCACGTACCCGTTAGTCCGGGGGGTTGATTGCCCCTATTCAGCCACCTACGTAGACACACACTACTTAGCTCAATCCCCAAACCCTAGAATTAATAAAAACTCCATCTGCATTTTTGAGCAGAACACCGGGTCTCCTCTGAGGCGCCATTACTCCAACTTGCAGTCCCTGTACTACGGGGGTCTGACCAACTCTGCTCTGGTCCTTCGGTCACTTGCCACTCTGGGCAACTATGACTACgtctgggacttcatcttctacCAGAACGGCGCGATCGAGGCCAAAGTCCAAACCACAGGCTACATGAGTTCGTCCTTTCTGTATGGTGACGGTCTGGACTATGGCAATAGGGTTGGGGATCACACCCTGGGGACGGTACACACCCATTCCATCAATTATAAAGTGGACTTGGACATTGGAGGTAGGTCTCTTGGTgatgtttctttctctctctcctgtgcctCTCACTTATTACATGCtacaggcagtcctcggactTAG